One Mycobacterium sp. SMC-4 DNA window includes the following coding sequences:
- a CDS encoding PPOX class F420-dependent oxidoreductase yields the protein MTATFADVAQSEYILLTTFTKDGRPKPTAIWAAPSGDGLIAITQEKSWKVKRLRHTSRVTIARCDRAGKPKGEAVEATAQVLDKAANGATYDALGKRYGLLGKTFNFFSKLRGGMEKNVSIEIKPVN from the coding sequence ATGACCGCTACCTTCGCCGACGTCGCACAGTCGGAGTACATCCTGCTCACCACGTTCACCAAGGACGGCCGGCCCAAGCCGACCGCGATCTGGGCGGCGCCATCCGGCGACGGACTGATCGCGATCACCCAGGAGAAATCGTGGAAGGTCAAACGTCTGCGCCATACCTCCCGGGTGACCATCGCCCGATGTGATCGGGCGGGCAAGCCCAAGGGAGAAGCGGTCGAGGCAACCGCACAGGTCCTGGACAAGGCAGCCAACGGCGCCACCTACGACGCGCTGGGCAAGCGGTACGGACTGCTCGGCAAGACCTTCAACTTCTTTTCGAAGCTTCGCGGCGGCATGGAGAAAAACGTTTCGATCGAGATCAAACCGGTCAATTAG
- the cobG gene encoding precorrin-3B synthase, with the protein MARSRDDDACPGALQTHSAADGELARVRLPGGVLGAAQLEAMALAAIDHGSATLELTSRGNLQIRGVQDTGAVAATLVAAGLLPSPTHERVRNIVASPLSGRSGGLTDTRGLVAALDAAIRQDPRLAELPGRFLFGLDDGRGDVSGLAADVAVHAVGDATMAVLLAGRDSGLRVARDQVVGTLTALAHRFLDVRGTAWRVAELAAPEAVLDREPDAPPGATWPARTRPPVGWIEQDDGRVTLGAAVPLGVLDAHTARFLAAVASPMAVTPWRSVLLFDLDEGVADTALRVLAPRGLIFDENSPWLDVSACTGVPGCARSAADVRADAAAAARAAGPAEVTHRHYVGCERACGSPGAGQVLIATGDGYRPLSGHL; encoded by the coding sequence GTGGCCAGATCGCGGGACGATGACGCCTGTCCGGGCGCGCTGCAGACCCACTCCGCCGCCGACGGCGAGTTGGCCCGTGTCCGGCTGCCCGGTGGGGTGCTGGGCGCTGCGCAGTTGGAGGCGATGGCGCTGGCCGCGATCGACCACGGCTCGGCCACGCTGGAACTGACCTCCCGCGGGAATCTGCAGATCCGCGGCGTGCAGGACACCGGGGCGGTCGCCGCGACGCTCGTGGCGGCCGGGCTTCTGCCCTCGCCGACACACGAACGGGTGCGCAACATCGTCGCGTCACCGCTGTCCGGGCGCTCCGGCGGCCTCACCGACACCCGGGGGCTGGTGGCCGCGCTGGACGCGGCGATCCGGCAGGACCCGCGTCTGGCGGAGCTGCCGGGGCGGTTCCTGTTCGGCCTCGACGACGGCCGCGGCGACGTGTCCGGACTGGCCGCCGACGTTGCCGTCCATGCCGTCGGCGACGCCACCATGGCGGTGCTGCTGGCCGGCCGCGACAGCGGATTGCGGGTGGCACGCGACCAGGTGGTGGGCACACTCACGGCGTTGGCACATCGATTCCTCGATGTGCGCGGAACGGCGTGGCGGGTGGCCGAACTCGCCGCCCCGGAGGCCGTGCTCGACCGAGAGCCCGACGCGCCACCGGGGGCCACGTGGCCGGCACGGACGCGGCCACCCGTCGGCTGGATCGAACAGGACGACGGACGCGTCACGCTGGGCGCCGCGGTGCCCCTGGGCGTGCTCGACGCCCACACTGCACGATTCCTGGCCGCGGTGGCATCACCGATGGCCGTCACGCCATGGCGGTCGGTCCTGCTGTTCGACCTGGACGAAGGTGTCGCCGACACCGCGTTGCGGGTGCTGGCCCCACGGGGCCTGATCTTCGACGAGAACTCGCCGTGGCTGGACGTCTCCGCGTGCACCGGCGTTCCCGGCTGCGCTCGGTCTGCAGCCGATGTGCGCGCCGACGCTGCGGCCGCGGCTCGCGCCGCCGGCCCCGCAGAGGTGACTCACCGCCACTACGTCGGGTGCGAACGGGCGTGCGGCAGCCCCGGCGCCGGGCAGGTGCTGATCGCCACCGGAGACGGTTATCGACCGTTGTCGGGCCACCTCTAG
- a CDS encoding precorrin-8X methylmutase: MLDYIRDAAEIYRQSFATIRDEADLARFPDDVARVVVRLIHTCGQVDLAEHIAYTDDVVTRAHAALCDGAPILCDSSMVAAGITRSRLPADNEVVSLVGDPRAAALAAEQGTTRSAAAVDLWADRMPGAVFAVGNAPTALFRMLELVDEGVGAPVAVLGGPVGFVGSAQSKDELIGDPRGMSYLLVSGRRGGSAMAAAAVNAIAAEQE, encoded by the coding sequence GTGCTCGACTACATCCGCGACGCCGCCGAGATCTACCGGCAGTCGTTCGCGACCATCCGCGACGAAGCCGACCTGGCAAGATTTCCCGACGACGTGGCACGCGTGGTCGTGCGGCTGATCCACACCTGCGGCCAGGTGGATCTCGCCGAGCACATCGCCTACACCGACGACGTCGTGACCAGGGCACACGCCGCGCTGTGCGACGGCGCGCCAATTCTGTGCGACTCGTCGATGGTCGCCGCGGGGATCACCCGGTCCCGCTTGCCCGCCGACAACGAGGTCGTATCCCTCGTCGGTGACCCGCGCGCCGCCGCGCTGGCCGCCGAGCAGGGCACCACTCGGTCGGCGGCGGCCGTCGACCTGTGGGCCGACCGAATGCCGGGAGCCGTATTTGCCGTCGGCAACGCCCCGACCGCGTTGTTCCGCATGCTCGAGCTCGTCGACGAGGGGGTCGGTGCGCCGGTGGCGGTGTTGGGCGGACCGGTCGGGTTCGTCGGCTCGGCGCAGTCCAAAGATGAGCTGATTGGTGACCCCAGAGGAATGTCGTACCTGCTGGTCAGTGGTCGACGCGGCGGCAGCGCCATGGCCGCGGCAGCCGTGAACGCGATTGCGGCAGAACAGGAATGA
- a CDS encoding PPOX class F420-dependent oxidoreductase produces the protein MAAPTFQDVYREKYLLLTTFTKDGKPKPTPVWGVPEGDKLLIITDDGSWKTKRIKNTPRVTIQKCGVLGKVKGEPVDAVARMLPKSETRRVFNLIIRRYWNHAWYFIPQAMLRGGIDKVHAAIEVQAPPA, from the coding sequence ATGGCCGCTCCGACCTTCCAGGACGTCTACCGCGAGAAGTACCTGCTGCTGACCACCTTCACCAAGGACGGCAAGCCGAAGCCCACACCGGTCTGGGGCGTGCCCGAGGGCGACAAGCTGCTGATCATCACCGACGACGGTTCTTGGAAGACCAAGCGGATCAAGAACACGCCCCGCGTGACCATCCAGAAGTGCGGGGTACTCGGCAAGGTGAAAGGAGAGCCGGTCGACGCGGTGGCTCGCATGCTGCCGAAATCCGAGACGCGGCGGGTGTTCAACCTGATCATTCGCCGGTACTGGAACCACGCCTGGTACTTCATCCCGCAAGCGATGCTGCGCGGCGGTATCGACAAGGTGCACGCCGCGATCGAGGTCCAGGCGCCACCGGCCTGA
- the cobN gene encoding cobaltochelatase subunit CobN, with amino-acid sequence MTEPVAPADNAPTVLLLSTSDTDLITARASGAPYRWANPTRLVHGELDELLSGSEVVVIRILGGYRAWEDGIDAVVATGIPTVVVSGEQAADADLMAHSTTPAGVALQAHIYLAQGGVPNLKNLHAFLSDTVLMTGFGFAEPVATPTWGLLQRPAAGSVQRPGPTVAVLYYRAQHLAGNTGYIEALCDAIENAGGVPLPVFCASLRTADDELLRLLGTADVLITTVLAAGGATPAAVGAGGADDTWNVAHLAQLDVPILQGLCLTSSRSDWDNNDDGMSPLDVATQVAVPEFDGRIITVPFSFKEIDDEGLISYIADPERCARVAGLAVGYGRLRSVAPADKRVALVFSAYPTKHARIGNAVGLDTPASAIRLLQAMGDAGYDIGEVPGLASGDLGTIIASGDGDALIHTLIERGGQDPDWLTDSQLAGNPIRVSAKDYRAWFATLPQNLADAIIEHWGPPPGELFVDRSRDPDGEIVIAAMVSGNIVILVQPPRGFGENPVAIYHDPDLPPSHHYLAAYRWLGGEFGNSSSTFKADVVVHLGKHGNLEWLPGKTLGMSASCGTDAALGNLPLIYPFLVNDPGEGSQAKRRAHATLVDHLIPPMARAETYGDIARLEQLLDEHATVSALDPGKLPAIRQQIWTLMRAAKMDHDLGLEDRPDEDSFDDMLLHVDGWLCEIKDVQIRDGLHILGLAPQGEDEVDLVLAILRARQLFGGEQTVPGLRQALGLAEDGTDERVAVDEAEARARELVVALQDSGWDSAVVDSLTDDADVAAILRFAATEVVPRLAGTAAEIDQILRALDGRYIAAGPSGSPLRGLVNVLPTGRNFYSVDPKAVPSRLAWETGVAMADSLLERYRSDHGRWPESVGLSVWGTSAMRTAGDDIAEVFALLGVRPVWDDASRRVVSLEPITLAELRRPRIDVTVRISGFFRDAFPHVVALLDDAVQLVAELDEPAEDNFVRAHTLADLAEHGDQRRATTRIFGSKPGTYGAGLLQLIDSRNWRDDADLAAVYTAWGGFAYGRGLDGAPATDDMNRAYRRIAVAAKNTDTREHDIADSDDYFQYHGGMVATVRALTGKDPAAYIGDNTRPDAVRTRTLSEETTRVFRARVVNPRWINAMRRHGYKGAFEMAATVDYLFGYDATAGVMADWMYEQLSQSYVLDDENRKFMAESNPWALHGMAERLLEAAGRGLWAAPEPATLDSLRQVLLETEGDLEG; translated from the coding sequence GTGACAGAGCCCGTCGCCCCCGCTGACAACGCGCCCACCGTTCTGCTGTTGTCCACGTCGGACACTGACCTGATCACCGCCCGGGCCAGCGGCGCGCCGTATCGGTGGGCGAACCCGACGCGGTTGGTCCACGGTGAGCTCGACGAGCTTCTCTCCGGATCCGAGGTTGTGGTCATCCGAATTCTCGGTGGCTACCGCGCCTGGGAGGACGGCATCGACGCGGTGGTCGCCACCGGTATCCCGACGGTAGTGGTCAGCGGCGAGCAGGCTGCCGACGCAGACTTGATGGCGCACTCCACTACTCCAGCAGGTGTCGCGCTGCAGGCTCACATCTACCTCGCCCAGGGCGGGGTGCCCAACCTGAAGAACCTGCACGCCTTCCTTTCCGACACCGTGCTGATGACGGGGTTCGGCTTTGCCGAACCGGTCGCCACGCCCACCTGGGGACTGCTGCAGCGGCCCGCCGCCGGATCTGTTCAGCGGCCCGGGCCCACCGTCGCGGTGTTGTATTACCGCGCACAGCATCTCGCCGGCAACACCGGCTACATCGAGGCGCTGTGCGATGCGATCGAGAACGCCGGAGGCGTGCCGCTTCCGGTCTTCTGCGCATCGCTGCGCACCGCTGACGACGAGCTGCTGCGGCTGCTCGGAACCGCCGATGTGCTGATCACCACGGTGCTCGCTGCCGGCGGCGCCACCCCGGCGGCGGTCGGGGCCGGAGGAGCGGACGACACCTGGAACGTTGCCCATCTGGCCCAGTTGGACGTGCCGATTCTGCAGGGGTTGTGTCTGACCAGCTCGAGGTCGGACTGGGACAACAATGACGACGGCATGTCCCCGCTGGATGTCGCCACCCAGGTCGCGGTACCCGAATTCGACGGCCGCATCATTACTGTCCCGTTCTCGTTCAAGGAGATTGACGACGAAGGTCTGATCTCTTACATTGCCGATCCCGAGCGGTGTGCCCGAGTGGCCGGACTGGCGGTCGGCTATGGCCGGTTGCGCTCGGTTGCTCCCGCAGACAAGCGGGTGGCGCTGGTTTTCTCGGCCTATCCCACCAAACACGCGCGGATCGGCAACGCCGTGGGTCTGGACACCCCGGCCAGTGCGATTCGGCTGCTGCAGGCCATGGGTGATGCCGGCTACGACATTGGCGAGGTCCCTGGGCTGGCCTCCGGTGACCTTGGCACGATCATCGCCTCCGGCGATGGTGACGCGCTGATCCACACCCTGATCGAACGGGGCGGTCAGGACCCGGACTGGCTCACCGACAGCCAGCTGGCCGGAAACCCGATTCGCGTGTCCGCCAAGGATTACCGCGCATGGTTTGCCACCCTGCCGCAGAATCTGGCCGACGCGATCATCGAGCACTGGGGCCCGCCGCCCGGCGAACTGTTCGTCGACCGCAGCCGCGACCCGGACGGCGAGATCGTCATCGCCGCAATGGTCAGCGGAAACATCGTGATCCTCGTCCAGCCGCCGCGCGGATTCGGCGAGAATCCGGTGGCCATCTACCACGACCCCGACCTGCCGCCCAGCCATCACTACCTTGCGGCATATCGATGGCTCGGTGGTGAATTCGGAAACAGCTCCTCGACTTTCAAAGCTGATGTTGTCGTTCATCTCGGCAAGCACGGCAACCTCGAATGGCTGCCCGGCAAGACGCTGGGCATGTCGGCGTCCTGCGGAACCGATGCCGCGCTGGGGAATCTCCCGCTGATCTACCCCTTCCTGGTCAACGATCCAGGGGAGGGTTCGCAGGCCAAGCGCCGAGCCCACGCCACTTTGGTCGACCACCTCATCCCGCCGATGGCCAGGGCGGAAACCTACGGCGACATCGCGCGGCTGGAGCAGCTGCTCGACGAGCATGCGACGGTTTCGGCCCTGGACCCGGGCAAGCTGCCGGCCATCCGGCAGCAGATCTGGACGCTGATGCGAGCCGCGAAAATGGACCACGACCTCGGACTCGAGGACCGGCCCGACGAGGATTCCTTCGACGACATGCTGCTGCACGTCGACGGCTGGCTCTGTGAGATCAAGGACGTCCAGATTCGCGACGGTTTGCACATACTCGGGCTCGCTCCCCAGGGTGAGGACGAAGTCGACCTGGTGCTGGCGATTCTGCGGGCCCGTCAACTCTTCGGTGGGGAGCAGACCGTGCCCGGGCTGCGCCAGGCGCTCGGCCTGGCCGAGGATGGCACCGACGAGCGTGTCGCCGTCGACGAGGCAGAGGCTCGCGCCCGCGAGCTCGTGGTGGCGCTGCAGGACAGCGGCTGGGATTCGGCGGTGGTCGACTCGCTGACCGATGATGCCGACGTGGCCGCGATCCTGCGTTTCGCGGCGACCGAGGTGGTACCGCGGCTGGCCGGAACAGCCGCCGAGATCGACCAGATCCTGCGTGCGCTCGACGGGCGCTACATCGCGGCAGGACCGTCGGGATCCCCGCTGCGCGGACTGGTCAACGTGCTGCCCACCGGGCGCAACTTCTACTCGGTCGATCCCAAGGCCGTGCCGTCGAGACTGGCATGGGAAACCGGTGTGGCGATGGCGGATTCGCTGCTGGAGCGTTACCGCAGCGATCATGGCCGGTGGCCGGAGTCGGTCGGGTTGTCGGTGTGGGGCACCTCGGCGATGCGCACAGCCGGCGACGACATCGCCGAAGTCTTTGCGTTGCTGGGAGTTCGGCCGGTCTGGGACGACGCATCTCGACGCGTGGTGAGTCTGGAGCCGATCACGCTGGCCGAGCTGCGACGTCCACGCATCGATGTCACCGTGCGAATTTCCGGATTCTTCCGCGACGCCTTCCCGCATGTCGTGGCGCTGCTCGATGACGCCGTGCAGCTGGTGGCCGAGCTCGACGAGCCCGCCGAAGACAACTTCGTGCGCGCCCACACGTTGGCCGACCTTGCTGAGCACGGTGACCAACGGCGGGCCACCACCAGGATTTTCGGCTCCAAGCCCGGCACGTACGGCGCCGGACTGCTGCAGTTGATCGACAGCCGCAACTGGCGAGACGATGCCGATCTGGCTGCGGTCTATACGGCATGGGGCGGCTTCGCCTACGGCCGCGGTCTCGACGGCGCCCCGGCCACCGACGACATGAACCGTGCTTACCGCCGAATCGCCGTCGCCGCCAAGAACACCGACACCCGCGAGCACGACATCGCCGACTCCGACGACTACTTCCAGTATCACGGCGGCATGGTGGCCACCGTGCGCGCGCTGACCGGCAAGGATCCCGCCGCCTACATCGGCGACAACACCCGACCCGACGCAGTGCGCACCCGCACGCTGAGCGAGGAGACGACCCGGGTGTTCCGTGCGCGGGTGGTCAACCCGCGGTGGATCAACGCGATGCGCCGCCACGGCTACAAGGGGGCGTTCGAGATGGCGGCCACCGTCGACTATCTGTTCGGCTACGACGCCACTGCCGGCGTGATGGCCGACTGGATGTACGAGCAGCTCTCACAGAGCTACGTTCTGGACGACGAGAACCGCAAGTTCATGGCCGAGTCGAACCCGTGGGCGTTGCACGGCATGGCAGAGCGCCTTCTCGAGGCCGCCGGTCGCGGACTGTGGGCTGCTCCTGAACCGGCAACGCTGGACAGTCTCCGACAGGTCCTCCTCGAGACAGAGGGCGATCTGGAGGGCTGA
- a CDS encoding FxsA family protein — protein MAMRLFLLYAVVELAVLVALASTIGFGWTVLLFAGTFVIGLALAGSQLRRHVRRLRSGLTLSQAQGAVTDSVLVALGTVLVVIPGLASSVLGALLLLPPTRAAARPLVTALAARRAPLIVGVSTMGSAAAGRPGRGDYIDGEVVDVDSEVITVDGEVVDVDRDAPPPGRADQPRLPE, from the coding sequence ATGGCGATGAGGCTGTTTCTGCTCTACGCGGTCGTCGAGCTGGCCGTGCTGGTCGCGCTGGCGTCGACGATCGGCTTCGGATGGACCGTGCTGTTGTTCGCCGGCACCTTTGTGATCGGTCTGGCACTGGCCGGCTCACAGCTGCGCCGTCACGTCCGTCGGTTGCGGTCGGGTCTGACCCTCAGCCAGGCGCAGGGCGCCGTCACTGACAGCGTGTTGGTCGCACTCGGTACGGTGCTCGTCGTGATCCCCGGCCTCGCCAGCTCCGTTCTGGGCGCCTTGTTGCTGCTGCCACCGACCCGTGCCGCGGCGCGCCCCCTGGTCACCGCGCTGGCGGCACGGCGCGCCCCACTGATCGTCGGCGTGAGCACGATGGGCTCGGCGGCTGCGGGCCGCCCTGGTCGAGGCGACTACATCGACGGTGAAGTAGTTGACGTCGACAGCGAGGTGATCACCGTCGACGGTGAGGTGGTCGACGTCGACCGTGACGCACCCCCACCGGGTCGGGCTGACCAGCCGCGTCTGCCGGAGTGA
- the lnt gene encoding apolipoprotein N-acyltransferase — translation MAEHLGKRVGRAIAHRSPRLSVSIGAGLALYASFPPIGWWFMAIVAVAALSWVLTRPNTTAAGGLGYGFLFGLAFYLPLLPWISGLVGAVPWLALSAAQAVFPALFGLVAVLVRRVPGWPLWFAGLWLAQEWLKSTVPFGGFPWGAVGFSQTDGPLLPLAYLGGAPLVSFATVLVGFGLAALTIEIVDWWRRDRTTRTEAPPAVVLPGLSIAVVLLATALVWPQVRTSGSGAGDDAPVTVAAVQGNVPRLGLEFNAQRRAVLDNHVRETLRLADDVSAGRAPRPRLVIWPENSSDIDPLVNADAAQQISSAAAAIDAPILVGGVVAAPGYSRENPVSTNSVIVWNPGTGPADRHDKQIVQPFGEYLPWRSLFSKLSPYADRAGYFIPGDGDGVVRAAGVPVGVTTCWEVIFDRAARESVRSGAQLLAVPTNNATFDESMSEQQLTFAKLRAVEHDRYAVVAGTTGISAMITPDGRELARTGFFEPAYLDHQLRLKTTLTPATRFGPYVEAALIALGLAGVVGAILHNGSVVPARTRGRRAMPHDTADNKGAA, via the coding sequence ATGGCTGAGCACCTCGGAAAGCGTGTCGGCCGCGCCATCGCGCACCGTTCACCCCGCCTCAGCGTCAGCATCGGAGCCGGGCTGGCCCTCTACGCCAGCTTCCCTCCGATCGGTTGGTGGTTCATGGCGATCGTGGCGGTGGCGGCCCTGAGCTGGGTGCTGACCCGCCCGAACACCACTGCAGCCGGTGGCCTGGGGTACGGATTTCTCTTCGGTCTGGCTTTCTACCTGCCACTGTTGCCGTGGATCAGCGGTTTGGTCGGGGCGGTGCCCTGGCTGGCGCTCAGCGCGGCGCAGGCCGTGTTCCCGGCCCTGTTCGGCCTGGTTGCGGTGCTGGTGCGCAGGGTTCCGGGCTGGCCGCTGTGGTTCGCGGGTCTGTGGTTGGCGCAGGAGTGGTTGAAGTCCACGGTGCCGTTCGGCGGCTTTCCGTGGGGTGCCGTCGGGTTCTCCCAGACCGACGGTCCGCTGCTGCCGTTGGCATACCTTGGCGGTGCCCCGCTGGTGTCATTCGCCACCGTGCTGGTCGGTTTCGGTCTGGCCGCCCTGACCATCGAGATCGTCGACTGGTGGCGCCGCGACCGGACCACCCGGACCGAGGCGCCCCCGGCGGTCGTGCTGCCCGGGCTGAGCATCGCGGTGGTGCTGCTTGCCACCGCGCTGGTGTGGCCTCAGGTGCGCACCTCAGGCTCGGGTGCCGGAGACGACGCACCGGTCACGGTCGCCGCAGTCCAGGGCAACGTGCCGCGACTGGGTCTGGAATTCAACGCCCAGCGGCGAGCGGTGCTCGACAACCATGTCCGTGAAACGCTGCGACTCGCCGACGATGTGAGCGCCGGACGGGCACCGCGGCCCAGACTCGTGATCTGGCCGGAGAACTCCTCGGACATCGACCCGTTGGTCAACGCCGATGCTGCCCAGCAGATCTCGAGTGCTGCAGCGGCCATCGACGCCCCGATCCTGGTCGGTGGTGTGGTCGCGGCGCCCGGTTACAGCCGAGAGAACCCGGTTTCGACGAATTCGGTGATCGTCTGGAACCCCGGCACCGGGCCGGCCGACCGCCACGACAAGCAGATCGTGCAGCCGTTCGGCGAGTACCTGCCGTGGCGCAGCCTGTTCAGCAAGCTTTCGCCCTACGCCGACCGCGCGGGGTATTTCATCCCGGGTGACGGCGACGGCGTCGTGCGCGCGGCGGGGGTGCCGGTCGGCGTCACGACCTGTTGGGAAGTCATCTTCGACCGGGCCGCCCGCGAGTCGGTGCGCAGCGGCGCGCAGCTGCTGGCGGTACCGACGAACAACGCGACGTTCGACGAGTCGATGAGCGAGCAACAGCTGACGTTCGCCAAGTTGCGCGCGGTCGAACACGACCGCTACGCCGTGGTGGCCGGCACCACCGGCATCAGCGCGATGATCACGCCCGACGGCCGCGAACTGGCCCGCACCGGGTTCTTTGAGCCGGCTTATCTCGACCACCAGCTTCGCCTCAAGACCACCCTGACACCGGCGACGCGGTTCGGGCCATATGTCGAGGCAGCTCTGATCGCCCTCGGGCTGGCCGGTGTGGTCGGCGCGATACTGCACAATGGATCAGTCGTACCGGCGAGAACGCGGGGCCGGCGAGCAATGCCCCACGACACTGCAGACAACAAAGGAGCCGCATGA
- a CDS encoding amidohydrolase, giving the protein MPDATAMAVRDGIVAWIGRDDVGRDQFPDAEIIDLDGGFVAPAFVDSHFHTTSTGLMLTGLDLRPAQSRRHCLQMVADFVGAHPEGVLWGHGWDETAWPERDAPSTADLDALVGDRLVYLTRIDVHSAAASSALRARAGVTAADGQAPLRADAHHRVRRAARDALTAIQRDHARRAALDAAAACGIVAVHECAGPEISGLDDWRELRDFDHGVEVVGYWGEAVNTADDARDLLRGTRARGLAGDLFVDGALGSHTAWLHDPYADVPTDCPNATGNSYLDVDAVAAHLGACTEVGVTAGFHAIGDAAVTTVVSALARVAERCGAVALARCGHRLEHLEMVSEEQVAQLAGWGVIASVQPNFDALWGGENGMYAQRLGATRARGLNPFALLASRGVPLALGSDSPVTDLNPWSAIRAATNHQSPGSAISARAAFAAATRGGWRAGGVRDGVSGMLVPGAPASYAVWDAEEFDVAAPADAVARWSTDPRSRVPALPALHGRLPRCRQTVRQGVTIYG; this is encoded by the coding sequence ATGCCCGATGCCACGGCGATGGCCGTGCGGGACGGGATCGTGGCCTGGATCGGACGCGATGACGTGGGCCGTGACCAGTTTCCCGACGCAGAGATCATCGACCTCGACGGCGGCTTCGTCGCCCCGGCATTCGTCGACAGTCATTTCCACACCACCTCCACGGGTCTGATGCTGACCGGGCTGGACCTGCGGCCCGCGCAGTCCCGGCGGCACTGCTTGCAGATGGTCGCCGATTTCGTCGGTGCCCACCCCGAGGGCGTGCTCTGGGGTCACGGCTGGGACGAGACGGCGTGGCCGGAACGTGACGCGCCCAGCACCGCCGATCTCGATGCGCTGGTCGGCGACCGACTCGTCTATCTGACCCGGATCGACGTCCATTCGGCGGCGGCGTCGTCGGCGCTGCGGGCTCGGGCCGGGGTGACAGCGGCTGACGGCCAGGCGCCGCTGAGGGCAGACGCACATCACCGGGTCCGGCGCGCGGCTCGCGACGCGCTCACCGCCATCCAGCGTGACCACGCTCGCCGCGCCGCGCTCGATGCGGCCGCCGCGTGCGGAATCGTGGCCGTGCACGAATGTGCCGGACCGGAGATCTCCGGGCTCGACGACTGGCGAGAGCTACGGGATTTCGACCACGGAGTCGAGGTCGTCGGCTACTGGGGGGAGGCGGTGAACACCGCCGACGACGCGCGTGACCTGCTGCGGGGAACCCGGGCGCGCGGACTGGCTGGTGATCTCTTCGTCGACGGCGCACTGGGCTCGCACACGGCGTGGTTGCACGACCCCTACGCCGACGTCCCCACCGACTGCCCGAACGCGACCGGCAACAGCTATCTCGATGTCGACGCCGTCGCCGCGCATCTCGGCGCGTGTACCGAAGTCGGGGTCACCGCGGGCTTCCATGCCATCGGCGACGCGGCCGTCACAACGGTGGTGAGCGCGCTGGCGCGGGTCGCCGAACGCTGCGGCGCGGTGGCCCTGGCCCGATGCGGCCATCGCCTCGAACATCTGGAGATGGTCTCGGAGGAACAGGTCGCCCAGCTCGCCGGCTGGGGCGTGATCGCCAGCGTGCAACCCAACTTCGATGCGCTGTGGGGCGGCGAGAACGGCATGTACGCGCAGCGTCTCGGCGCGACCCGGGCCCGCGGGCTCAACCCGTTCGCGCTGCTAGCATCCCGAGGCGTGCCACTCGCACTGGGCTCCGATTCACCGGTGACCGACCTCAATCCCTGGTCTGCGATCCGCGCGGCGACCAACCATCAGAGCCCGGGCAGTGCCATCTCGGCCCGTGCGGCGTTCGCCGCAGCCACCCGTGGCGGGTGGCGGGCCGGCGGGGTGCGCGACGGGGTCAGCGGGATGTTGGTGCCGGGAGCGCCGGCCAGCTACGCGGTGTGGGACGCCGAGGAGTTCGATGTCGCCGCACCGGCCGATGCGGTGGCGCGTTGGTCGACCGATCCGCGATCTCGCGTCCCTGCGCTGCCCGCCCTGCACGGTCGCCTGCCACGCTGCCGCCAGACCGTGCGCCAAGGCGTGACGATTTATGGCTGA